A stretch of Mucilaginibacter terrae DNA encodes these proteins:
- the pelA gene encoding pectate lyase produces the protein MAIITKRTFILTVSCFIGLLWTKVEAQVKTDPVAENMLLYQRSVGGWPKAVNEVKVDYNKNLTDDQKQLTRADSNRIDATIDNGATHKEITYLVIAYKQTQNSVYLKAAEKGIRYLLKAQYPNGGWPQYYPDISLYRAQITYNDNAMINTLDIMYNIANGTKGFDVVNKALVAPCKQAVKKGIDCIIKTQVKVNGKLTAWTQQYDKKTLQPVAARKFELVGLSASESAAIVEFLMRQLYPTTDVKAAIKSAVEWFAKVKIEGYRFERSNDGQLVADAGSTIWARFYEIGTNKPFFSGRDSQKKYNIAEIEKERRTGYAWYGNWPQKILDKQYAAWMKKTGDK, from the coding sequence ATGGCAATAATTACTAAGAGAACTTTTATACTTACTGTCTCTTGCTTTATAGGCTTGCTTTGGACTAAAGTTGAGGCTCAAGTTAAAACTGACCCTGTTGCCGAAAACATGCTGCTTTATCAGCGTAGCGTAGGCGGCTGGCCTAAAGCAGTAAATGAGGTTAAAGTTGATTACAACAAAAACCTGACTGATGACCAAAAGCAATTAACCCGTGCCGATTCAAATCGTATTGACGCAACTATTGATAATGGCGCAACTCATAAAGAGATCACCTACCTGGTAATCGCCTATAAGCAAACTCAAAATTCGGTTTACCTTAAAGCAGCCGAAAAAGGTATCAGGTATCTGTTAAAAGCACAATATCCTAATGGCGGCTGGCCACAGTATTACCCCGATATCAGCTTATACCGTGCCCAGATTACCTACAACGACAATGCCATGATCAATACATTAGACATAATGTACAACATAGCCAATGGCACCAAAGGTTTTGATGTGGTTAATAAAGCATTGGTAGCCCCATGCAAACAAGCCGTGAAAAAAGGTATAGATTGTATTATAAAAACACAGGTAAAGGTTAATGGCAAGTTAACCGCATGGACACAACAATACGATAAAAAAACCTTACAACCGGTAGCCGCCCGCAAATTTGAGCTGGTAGGTTTAAGCGCATCCGAATCGGCGGCAATTGTTGAGTTTTTAATGCGTCAACTCTATCCTACTACCGATGTTAAAGCAGCTATTAAAAGCGCTGTAGAGTGGTTTGCCAAAGTCAAAATTGAAGGCTATCGTTTTGAACGCTCCAACGATGGACAACTTGTTGCAGATGCCGGTTCAACTATTTGGGCACGTTTTTATGAGATAGGAACAAACAAGCCATTCTTTTCGGGCAGAGATAGTCAAAAGAAATACAACATTGCCGAAATAGAAAAAGAGCGCCGTACAGGTTACGCGTGGTATGGTAATTGGCCTCAAAAGATATTGGATAAACAATACGCTGCGTGGATGAAAAAGACAGGTGATAAATAA
- a CDS encoding RagB/SusD family nutrient uptake outer membrane protein, with the protein MTTHKIVKYTAGVLAIAGIAFAFSSCKKYLEVEPISSFGPDYVFSSPANAEKALISAYAQLGGDAGYGIRLSMYYPLDNDEMMGQGATPYPDNERRDIAHYNVQPSNTQLANPYSQLYVGVERANLAIYYIPKMAQYTGGTISEQAQLKRFYGEALALRAQFYFELIKNWGDVPAQWTPSAFESDLFKPKTDRDTIYDRVLNDLAQAETIVPWRTEATQFNNERLSQGAIRALRARIALFRGGYSLRADKTIKRDEANYKKYYQIVRDECNAIIQRTADHNLNSSYQAVWKDFICQHKPEPNGEVLFEVGMSGGSSAVGDSKLGYYNGPRYNGTGNGALTVLPTYFYSFDRNDTRRDVMCAPYDITTGPVLVARTLQSMVDGKFRRDWTGSLTSAAQYFGTNWPMMRYSDVLLMFAEAENELNNGPTAAAITAFERVRKRAFGSSSIGTTPTTKNGFFTALVNERAWELGGEGIRKYDLIRWNLLKAKLDEAKDRMKAMYQSQTYNGETTPVDYSKLPTTLYYKPNQPAPLTFFSPTSYYDATVTPAPAGYTAVSWVGTGINTTILTYFAVNFTQFKSELLPFPQNQIDANPNLKQNPGY; encoded by the coding sequence ATGACTACTCATAAAATAGTAAAATATACCGCAGGTGTACTGGCAATAGCAGGCATAGCTTTTGCATTTTCATCTTGTAAAAAATACCTTGAGGTTGAACCTATTTCATCCTTCGGGCCCGATTATGTTTTCAGCAGCCCGGCTAATGCCGAAAAGGCTTTAATATCGGCTTACGCACAGTTAGGCGGCGATGCCGGTTATGGTATACGCCTGAGCATGTATTACCCGCTTGATAATGACGAAATGATGGGACAAGGCGCTACTCCGTACCCTGATAATGAGCGCCGTGATATTGCACACTACAATGTACAACCCAGCAATACGCAATTAGCCAACCCTTACTCACAGCTATACGTGGGTGTTGAACGTGCCAACTTAGCCATTTACTATATTCCCAAAATGGCGCAATACACGGGAGGTACTATATCTGAGCAAGCCCAGCTTAAGCGCTTTTATGGTGAGGCATTAGCCTTACGTGCACAGTTTTATTTTGAGTTGATTAAAAACTGGGGCGATGTACCTGCGCAATGGACCCCATCAGCCTTTGAGAGCGATTTATTTAAACCAAAGACCGACCGCGACACCATTTACGACCGGGTTTTAAATGATTTGGCACAGGCCGAAACCATAGTGCCATGGCGTACTGAGGCTACTCAATTCAATAATGAAAGATTATCTCAAGGTGCTATACGCGCTTTGCGTGCCCGCATAGCCTTGTTCAGAGGTGGGTATTCGCTTCGCGCGGACAAAACTATAAAACGTGATGAGGCGAACTACAAAAAATACTACCAGATAGTCCGCGACGAGTGCAATGCTATTATTCAGCGCACAGCCGACCATAACCTCAACAGCAGCTACCAGGCCGTTTGGAAAGATTTTATATGCCAGCACAAACCAGAGCCTAACGGCGAAGTATTGTTTGAAGTGGGCATGTCGGGCGGTTCGAGTGCCGTGGGCGATAGTAAACTGGGTTATTATAACGGACCTCGTTATAACGGAACAGGTAATGGTGCTTTAACCGTATTGCCTACCTACTTCTATTCGTTCGACCGTAATGATACCCGCCGCGATGTAATGTGTGCGCCATATGATATTACCACAGGCCCGGTTTTGGTTGCCCGTACTTTACAAAGTATGGTTGATGGCAAATTCCGCAGAGACTGGACAGGTTCGCTAACCTCAGCCGCCCAGTACTTTGGCACCAACTGGCCAATGATGCGCTACTCAGATGTGTTGCTAATGTTTGCCGAAGCCGAAAACGAGCTCAACAACGGCCCAACTGCTGCTGCAATTACCGCTTTTGAAAGGGTACGCAAACGAGCTTTCGGCAGTTCATCTATTGGTACTACACCAACTACCAAAAACGGCTTTTTTACTGCCCTTGTAAACGAACGCGCCTGGGAACTTGGCGGCGAAGGCATACGCAAGTACGACCTGATACGCTGGAACCTGCTTAAAGCTAAACTGGACGAAGCCAAAGATCGCATGAAAGCCATGTATCAATCACAAACTTATAATGGCGAAACTACACCGGTAGATTATTCAAAGCTCCCAACTACGTTGTACTACAAACCAAATCAACCGGCACCGTTAACATTTTTCTCTCCTACCTCATATTATGATGCTACGGTTACACCGGCTCCGGCAGGTTACACAGCGGTATCATGGGTAGGCACGGGTATCAACACAACAATACTTACGTATTTTGCAGTAAACTTTACACAATTTAAAAGTGAGTTATTGCCGTTTCCGCAAAACCAAATTGATGCCAATCCAAATCTTAAACAAAACCCCGGCTATTAA
- a CDS encoding SusC/RagA family TonB-linked outer membrane protein: MNKLLLQIFMFTLLCSTAWAQTRSITGKVTDKSGEPLVGVTVMLKGTSQGVSTDVAGIFKINVPTTGNPVLVLRYIGFENQEVAVGSQTQLNITLQQNAATNLNEVQVVNIGYGTVSKNALTGSVSSVNAKQLKDIPINSTAEALAGRLAGVQITQSEGSPNTTASVKVRGGGSITLENTPLYVVDGVQVENALSVLAPQDIESIDVLKDAASTAIYGARGGNGVVLITTKGGSRSQKPTISYNGLVGFRKLNNKLDVMNPYDFVKYQYERALLNGAQELNTFTGAYGFYNDLELYKEAPFVDWQKQMFGRNALMQTHNLSLTGGNENTRYALSVTSNGEEGVQLISDFNRKIINFKFDQKINDKLSANFTVRYNNTIVNGAGTSDPGSSSNNRLRQTVKYRPLLTGGRDLDDYDPDYASQTNANSLSLVNPILLNQAEYRRNYQNTANFSGSVTYNINKIVSFKTTFGYDYSSTRANAFNDTITSIARQNANMPTASIATTTRGTINNSNVFTLNFDKSGWGFSKRNSLNVLLGQELYDDNLKSYTIESRFFPVGISADRALGNFSLGVVPAGSVGLTQPLPVSSEIPNRVFSFFGRISYSFDKKYLLNLSMRGDGSSKFAQGYKWGYFPAGSFAWRVSDEKFFSKLKNTFNDVKLRVNYGQSANNRVPNFLYLTQFVGTPTNNTYSINDQLVVGFGPSALAYNSLTWETTTAKGLGLDFSVFNNRLQVTADVYSNKITNLLFPLQLPAQTGYQEQIRNIGSTQNKGVELQLNATPISNKNFSWTINYNISYNKNKILSLGGITTSRLYSSGWAGSNQPSDYITKVGQSVGTIWGLETDGYYKVDDFNYANGVYTLKAGIPNNQSVTSTAPQPGVIKFKDLDGNNIIDDKDRTIIGDAQPKFFGGFNQQFTYKNFDLSIFLNYQLGNDILNANKLEFTSGYTPNSNLLSIMNGRWRNVNDQGQRVTDPAALTALNTNATIWSPLTTASSFYVHSWAVESGSFLRINNLTLGYTLSPKLLSKIHVSRLRVYGTVNNLAVITGYSGYDPEVNTRRNSPVTPGVDYAAYPRSRAFIMGVNLSL, encoded by the coding sequence ATGAATAAACTTTTACTTCAAATTTTCATGTTCACCCTGCTTTGCAGTACCGCATGGGCCCAAACACGCAGTATTACAGGCAAGGTGACCGACAAAAGTGGCGAGCCTCTGGTTGGTGTCACAGTAATGCTTAAAGGCACCAGTCAGGGTGTCAGTACCGATGTAGCGGGTATATTTAAAATAAATGTACCCACAACCGGGAACCCTGTGCTGGTATTACGCTACATAGGCTTTGAAAACCAGGAAGTTGCTGTAGGCAGCCAAACCCAGCTCAATATTACCTTGCAGCAGAATGCAGCCACAAACTTAAATGAGGTACAGGTGGTAAACATTGGCTACGGAACGGTATCAAAAAATGCTCTAACAGGCTCGGTATCATCGGTTAATGCTAAGCAGTTGAAGGATATCCCTATTAACTCTACTGCTGAGGCATTGGCCGGTCGTTTAGCGGGTGTGCAAATTACCCAGTCTGAAGGTTCGCCCAATACTACAGCTTCGGTAAAAGTACGTGGTGGTGGTTCCATAACTCTCGAAAACACCCCCCTTTACGTAGTCGACGGTGTACAGGTTGAAAATGCCTTATCGGTATTGGCACCACAGGATATTGAATCGATTGATGTATTGAAAGATGCGGCCTCAACTGCCATTTACGGTGCACGCGGCGGTAACGGTGTAGTTTTAATTACCACAAAAGGTGGCTCACGCTCTCAAAAACCAACTATCAGCTATAACGGCTTGGTGGGTTTCCGCAAGCTTAATAATAAGCTGGATGTGATGAACCCTTATGATTTTGTAAAGTACCAATACGAACGTGCATTACTTAACGGTGCTCAGGAATTAAACACCTTTACCGGGGCTTACGGCTTTTATAATGATCTTGAGTTATATAAAGAAGCACCCTTTGTTGACTGGCAAAAGCAAATGTTTGGCCGCAATGCCCTTATGCAAACCCACAACCTGAGCTTAACCGGCGGTAACGAGAATACCCGCTACGCATTGAGCGTTACTTCAAATGGTGAAGAAGGCGTACAACTTATTTCTGATTTTAACCGTAAGATCATCAACTTTAAGTTCGATCAAAAAATAAACGATAAGCTGTCGGCTAATTTCACGGTTCGTTATAATAATACTATTGTTAACGGTGCGGGTACTTCCGATCCGGGTTCATCATCAAATAACCGTTTAAGGCAAACCGTAAAATACCGCCCACTACTAACAGGTGGCCGCGACCTTGATGATTATGATCCCGATTATGCTTCGCAAACAAATGCCAACAGTCTTTCGCTGGTTAACCCTATTTTATTGAACCAGGCCGAGTACCGTCGTAACTATCAAAATACAGCTAACTTTAGCGGCAGTGTTACTTATAACATTAACAAGATAGTTTCATTTAAAACCACCTTCGGGTATGATTACAGCAGCACCCGCGCCAATGCTTTTAATGATACCATTACCAGCATTGCCCGGCAAAATGCGAACATGCCTACCGCATCAATAGCCACCACTACACGCGGTACTATAAATAACTCCAATGTTTTTACCTTAAACTTTGATAAATCGGGTTGGGGATTTAGCAAGCGCAATAGTTTAAATGTTTTGTTGGGTCAGGAGTTATATGATGATAACTTGAAAAGTTATACCATCGAAAGCCGCTTCTTTCCGGTTGGCATAAGTGCCGATCGTGCTTTAGGTAACTTTAGCTTAGGTGTGGTTCCGGCAGGTAGTGTGGGTTTGACCCAGCCACTGCCCGTTTCGTCCGAAATTCCTAACAGGGTATTCTCTTTCTTTGGCCGTATCAGCTATTCGTTCGATAAAAAATACCTTTTAAATTTATCAATGCGGGGCGATGGTTCATCTAAATTTGCACAGGGTTACAAATGGGGATACTTCCCGGCTGGATCTTTTGCATGGCGAGTTTCGGATGAAAAATTCTTCTCAAAACTTAAAAACACCTTCAACGACGTAAAATTAAGGGTTAATTATGGCCAATCGGCTAATAACCGGGTACCTAACTTTTTATACTTAACCCAATTTGTTGGCACGCCAACCAATAACACATACAGTATAAATGACCAACTGGTAGTTGGCTTTGGTCCATCGGCCCTGGCTTACAACAGCCTAACCTGGGAAACAACTACAGCTAAAGGACTCGGTTTAGATTTTAGCGTTTTTAACAATCGCTTGCAGGTAACTGCCGATGTTTACAGCAACAAAATCACCAACCTTCTGTTCCCGCTGCAATTACCCGCACAAACTGGTTATCAGGAGCAAATACGTAATATTGGCTCTACACAAAATAAAGGGGTGGAACTTCAGTTAAACGCTACCCCCATCTCCAATAAAAACTTTAGCTGGACAATTAACTACAACATCTCTTACAACAAAAACAAAATTCTTAGCTTGGGTGGCATAACCACTTCACGCTTATATTCATCGGGCTGGGCAGGTTCAAACCAACCATCTGATTATATAACCAAGGTTGGACAATCGGTAGGTACCATTTGGGGATTAGAAACCGACGGATATTACAAAGTAGATGATTTTAATTACGCCAATGGTGTTTACACACTCAAGGCAGGTATTCCTAACAACCAGTCGGTAACCTCAACAGCACCGCAACCAGGTGTAATTAAATTTAAAGATTTAGACGGTAATAACATTATTGACGATAAAGACCGTACCATTATTGGTGATGCACAGCCTAAGTTTTTTGGTGGCTTTAATCAACAATTTACTTATAAAAACTTCGACCTAAGCATTTTCTTAAATTACCAGTTAGGCAACGACATATTGAACGCCAATAAGTTAGAGTTTACCAGCGGGTACACACCTAACTCAAATTTGCTATCAATTATGAACGGCCGCTGGCGTAACGTAAACGATCAGGGACAACGCGTAACCGATCCGGCAGCTCTAACAGCACTAAATACAAATGCAACCATCTGGTCGCCTTTAACAACTGCAAGTTCGTTCTATGTACATTCATGGGCAGTTGAAAGTGGTTCGTTTTTACGTATAAATAATCTAACCTTGGGTTATACACTATCACCTAAGCTCCTGAGCAAAATACATGTTAGCCGCCTTCGTGTTTACGGAACCGTAAATAATCTGGCTGTAATTACCGGCTACAGTGGTTACGACCCCGAGGTTAATACCCGCCGCAACAGCCCGGTAACTCCCGGTGTTGATTACGCAGCTTATCCGCGCAGCAGGGCCTTTATTATGGGTGTAAACCTGAGTTTATAA
- a CDS encoding anhydro-N-acetylmuramic acid kinase, whose translation MNKNILKLHQIASQSTRKIIGLMSGTSFDGLDIALCEFEGSGTDTTVSVTNFITKEYTPEFKEEIKSIFAKRKVDLEKLTLLNAFIGSYYAKLIQECLDTWNVPNTDVDLIASHGQTIFHAPKHHHPYDNYGNATLQIGDADHLAVKTGIITLSDFRQKHIAAGGEGAPLAVYGDYLVFSDSVENRIMLNVGGIANFTYLPAGKPDKFFSTDVGPGNTLMDQYVQANFPGMYYDKDSELALKGNVDKALLKALLNDPFFDSPFPKTTGPELFDLAYLEHAVQVAGCENLSHYDVLATLALFSAQGIIKAIETTVTASQSFEIYISGGGMHNPLLLSHLERYYSRKIRSTADLGIDPDAKEAVLFALLANEAVAGNADTLQSTAGVPKVTMGKVSFPL comes from the coding sequence ATGAATAAAAATATACTAAAACTTCACCAAATAGCTTCACAGTCAACAAGAAAGATCATTGGGTTAATGTCGGGTACCTCTTTTGATGGTTTGGATATTGCCTTGTGTGAATTTGAGGGGAGCGGTACAGACACTACTGTTAGCGTTACGAATTTTATAACCAAAGAATATACGCCTGAATTTAAAGAAGAGATTAAATCCATATTTGCCAAGCGTAAGGTTGATTTAGAAAAGCTCACCTTGCTCAATGCTTTTATAGGGAGTTATTATGCTAAACTTATTCAGGAATGCCTTGACACCTGGAACGTGCCGAATACAGATGTTGATTTAATAGCCAGTCACGGTCAAACCATATTTCATGCACCCAAACATCATCACCCTTATGATAATTATGGCAATGCCACGCTACAAATAGGTGATGCCGATCATTTAGCTGTAAAAACAGGTATTATAACCCTAAGCGATTTCAGGCAAAAGCATATTGCCGCCGGAGGCGAGGGAGCACCACTTGCAGTTTATGGCGACTACCTGGTATTCTCGGATTCGGTTGAGAACCGCATTATGCTCAACGTTGGAGGAATAGCCAACTTTACATATTTACCAGCAGGCAAACCCGATAAGTTTTTTTCGACCGATGTAGGGCCCGGTAATACGCTGATGGATCAGTATGTACAGGCTAACTTCCCGGGTATGTATTATGATAAAGATTCGGAACTTGCTTTGAAGGGCAACGTAGATAAGGCGCTTCTTAAAGCTTTATTAAACGATCCGTTCTTTGATTCGCCTTTCCCAAAAACAACCGGGCCCGAATTGTTTGATCTTGCTTATTTAGAGCATGCAGTTCAAGTTGCCGGGTGTGAAAATCTTTCACATTACGATGTTTTGGCAACCCTGGCTCTGTTTTCTGCACAAGGTATTATTAAGGCAATCGAAACTACGGTTACAGCATCCCAATCGTTTGAAATTTATATAAGCGGTGGCGGCATGCATAACCCCTTATTGCTCTCACATCTTGAAAGGTATTATTCCAGAAAGATAAGATCAACAGCTGATTTAGGCATTGATCCTGATGCAAAAGAGGCCGTATTGTTTGCCTTACTGGCTAACGAAGCTGTTGCCGGTAATGCCGATACTTTGCAAAGTACTGCCGGTGTACCAAAAGTAACTATGGGAAAAGTAAGCTTTCCGTTATAA
- a CDS encoding SusC/RagA family TonB-linked outer membrane protein, with the protein MKQILLCLKTARALLVLLIALCLGQNAMAQNRQVIKGVIKDARNKEPIIGAVIRLTGTTVGTATDVNGAYTLNASVPNGNYTIAITYTGYKPVNKLVTLDQSPVTVDLELSEDALSLNEVVVTGTGAATSKKQLGNAISTVSAKDMENSTATSIDQALAGKVAGAQISQNSGNPAGGISVRLRGNSTIAGSSDPLYIVDGVIVNNSSSELIDLGGYSQNRLVDINPADIDHIEIIKGAAGAAIYGSRASNGVVQIFTKRGKAGKPVVSVSTQFRSNSLRKKLEYNKYPFRFTNTGTTAAANADLTQVPVERYDLQDRIFRDAYGNETNLSVSGGNDNTTYFMSGSYLGNQGIIDKTNFQRGTARLRVDQRFNNWIKVSLGLNYSLSGSKEIPNGGINEAYGALTGFIFGNNFINPDPNPVTGIYPTLAPTGLLRTNPLEAINRFDFNQKTSRLIGDIQVNMTPVKNLTINYTLGYDNSTQLATGYIPIGNTSPSFSTGFARRADRIALLLNNDLNVSYKGKLGDFEFTTAAGATAQTERVSTAGVTGTQLSPFSQVASSGTNLIVTDARSTLNILGFYAQETIGFKNKLYVTGAIRNDVASSFGKENRWQ; encoded by the coding sequence ATGAAACAAATTCTACTATGTTTAAAAACAGCAAGAGCCTTACTGGTTCTACTCATTGCGCTGTGTTTGGGACAAAACGCCATGGCCCAAAACAGGCAAGTTATTAAAGGCGTAATTAAAGACGCACGTAATAAGGAACCCATTATTGGTGCGGTAATCAGGCTGACTGGTACTACGGTAGGTACCGCCACCGATGTTAACGGCGCGTATACTTTAAACGCAAGCGTGCCAAATGGCAACTATACCATTGCTATAACTTATACAGGTTATAAGCCTGTTAATAAATTGGTTACATTAGATCAAAGCCCGGTTACAGTAGACCTTGAACTTTCGGAAGATGCATTAAGTTTGAACGAGGTTGTGGTTACCGGTACCGGAGCCGCTACCAGTAAAAAGCAGCTGGGTAATGCCATATCAACGGTATCAGCTAAAGACATGGAAAACAGCACAGCTACATCTATCGACCAAGCTTTAGCCGGTAAAGTTGCCGGTGCGCAAATATCACAAAACTCGGGTAACCCGGCCGGTGGTATTAGCGTGCGTTTAAGGGGTAATAGCACTATTGCCGGTTCGAGCGACCCGTTGTATATTGTAGACGGTGTGATTGTAAACAATAGTTCGAGCGAACTGATAGACCTGGGTGGCTACTCGCAGAACAGGTTGGTTGACATTAACCCTGCAGATATTGACCATATTGAGATTATTAAAGGTGCTGCCGGAGCTGCAATTTACGGTTCGCGGGCCAGCAACGGCGTGGTGCAAATATTTACTAAAAGGGGCAAGGCCGGCAAGCCTGTGGTTAGCGTCTCTACACAATTCAGGTCAAATTCGCTTCGCAAAAAATTGGAGTATAATAAATATCCGTTTCGTTTTACCAACACCGGTACGACTGCCGCTGCTAATGCTGATCTAACTCAAGTTCCGGTTGAACGTTATGATTTGCAGGACCGTATTTTCAGGGATGCTTATGGTAACGAAACTAACTTATCGGTTTCGGGTGGTAACGATAACACTACTTACTTTATGAGTGGCAGTTATTTGGGCAATCAGGGTATTATAGATAAAACAAACTTTCAGAGAGGTACAGCCCGTTTAAGGGTCGATCAGCGTTTCAATAATTGGATCAAAGTATCGTTAGGTTTAAATTATAGTTTAAGCGGTAGTAAAGAAATACCAAATGGCGGTATAAATGAGGCTTACGGTGCGTTAACGGGTTTCATCTTTGGTAATAACTTTATCAACCCCGATCCAAACCCTGTTACTGGCATCTATCCAACATTAGCTCCAACAGGCTTGTTGCGTACCAATCCATTAGAAGCCATAAACAGGTTCGATTTTAACCAAAAAACCAGTAGATTGATTGGTGATATCCAGGTTAATATGACTCCGGTTAAAAACCTGACTATCAATTATACATTAGGTTATGATAACTCTACTCAATTAGCCACAGGTTATATTCCAATTGGTAATACCTCGCCATCATTCAGCACAGGTTTTGCTCGCCGCGCCGATAGGATTGCATTGTTGTTAAACAATGACCTTAACGTTAGTTACAAAGGCAAACTTGGCGATTTTGAGTTTACCACAGCTGCAGGTGCTACCGCTCAAACCGAACGCGTTAGCACAGCCGGCGTTACGGGTACACAGCTCAGCCCGTTTAGCCAGGTTGCATCAAGTGGTACCAATTTAATTGTTACCGATGCCCGCTCCACACTAAACATCCTTGGTTTTTATGCTCAGGAAACAATAGGTTTTAAAAATAAGCTATATGTAACAGGTGCCATACGTAACGATGTGGCTTCGTCTTTTGGTAAAGAAAACCGCTGGCAGTAA
- a CDS encoding DUF2256 domain-containing protein, whose product MKGVKKQHLPAKVCVTCGRPFTWRKKWEKVWEEVKYCSDRCRN is encoded by the coding sequence ATGAAAGGGGTTAAAAAACAACACCTGCCAGCCAAAGTTTGCGTTACCTGCGGACGACCGTTTACCTGGCGAAAAAAATGGGAAAAGGTTTGGGAAGAAGTAAAGTATTGTTCAGACAGATGCCGAAATTGA
- a CDS encoding DUF4385 domain-containing protein: protein MHGNPASTTVHTEQYRVGKGEQGVLICEPYKSEIGQYWRFKTSEIALESSNKIYALFATYLAAHEFVGADMARKYLQMGYTRARRYANYKGGKKYDEQNNYRQLERGTGDQEKAEAAKMFYQKWKEAEANEMYANMKKKWKHERG, encoded by the coding sequence ATGCATGGAAACCCGGCATCAACTACCGTACACACCGAACAGTATAGAGTTGGTAAAGGGGAACAAGGCGTATTAATTTGCGAGCCTTATAAATCGGAAATTGGTCAGTACTGGCGGTTTAAAACTTCTGAAATAGCCTTGGAAAGCAGTAATAAAATATATGCCCTATTTGCGACATACCTTGCAGCTCATGAGTTTGTAGGTGCCGATATGGCTCGTAAGTATTTACAAATGGGTTATACAAGGGCGAGGCGCTACGCCAATTATAAAGGCGGTAAAAAATATGACGAGCAAAATAATTACCGGCAATTGGAACGTGGTACAGGCGACCAGGAAAAGGCGGAGGCCGCAAAGATGTTTTATCAAAAATGGAAGGAAGCCGAAGCAAACGAAATGTATGCTAACATGAAAAAGAAATGGAAACATGAAAGGGGTTAA
- a CDS encoding YciE/YciF ferroxidase family protein yields MKKETGEPTFTTKTSPKAEPALLELFTDGIKDIYWAENHLVKTLPKMIKAATSKALASGIEKHLEETKTHVLRLEQAFELLEEKVQAQKCDAMEGLAKEGESIIESTEAGTATRDVGIILASQKVEHYEIATYGGLHQLAVTLGLNEVAELLAQTLAEEKAADKQLTDVAENDINYQAAAEA; encoded by the coding sequence ATGAAGAAAGAAACAGGGGAACCTACATTCACTACTAAAACATCACCTAAAGCCGAGCCGGCTTTATTAGAGCTTTTTACCGATGGCATTAAGGATATTTACTGGGCTGAGAACCATTTGGTAAAAACCTTACCTAAAATGATCAAGGCGGCCACTTCTAAAGCGTTGGCTTCCGGTATTGAAAAACATCTCGAAGAAACCAAAACCCACGTGTTGCGCCTCGAACAAGCATTTGAATTGCTGGAAGAAAAAGTACAGGCTCAAAAATGCGATGCCATGGAAGGGTTGGCCAAAGAAGGCGAAAGCATTATCGAAAGCACGGAAGCCGGTACCGCAACACGCGATGTAGGTATCATTCTGGCTTCGCAAAAAGTAGAGCATTATGAGATTGCCACTTACGGCGGATTGCATCAATTAGCAGTAACGCTCGGTTTAAACGAGGTGGCTGAGCTATTAGCGCAAACATTGGCCGAAGAAAAGGCTGCTGATAAGCAACTTACAGATGTTGCCGAAAATGACATTAATTACCAAGCAGCCGCGGAAGCATAA